From Halorientalis litorea:
CGCCAGCGCGGTCTCCACCGAGTCCGTGATGCGCGAGCGCGCCTCCTCGCTGACCTTCACGCGGTCGACCACCACGTCGACCGTGTGGTCGTAGTTCTCGTCCAACTCCGGACGGTCCATCGTCAAATCGTAGGGCTCGCCGTCGACTTCGACCCGCGAGTACCCCTCGCTCACCAACTCGTCGAACAGGTCCTCGAAGGCCCCTTTCTGGTCACGAACGACCGGCGCGGCGATTTTGACGCGGGTCCCCTCCGGCAGGTCCACGATACGCCGGACCATGTTCTGGGCACTCTGCTCGCCCACCTCCCGGCCACACTCCGGGCAGTGGGGTGTGCCGACCCGGGCGTACAGCAGGCGGAGATAGTCGTGCAGTTCCGTCACGGTCCCCACCGTCGACCGGGGGTTGTTGGCGGCGTTCTTCTGGTCGATGGAGATGGCGGGCGACAGCCCCTCGACGTTCTCGACCTGTGGCTTGTCCATCTGCCCGAGGAAGTTCCGGGCGTAGGCCGACAGCGACTCGATGTAGCGTCGCTGGCCCTCCGCGTACACTGTCTCGAACGCGAGCGAGGACTTGCCCGACCCCGACAGCCCCGTCACGACGGTCAACTCCTCGCGGGGAATCGTCACGTCGACGTCCTTGAGGTTGTGTTCCTCGGCCCCGCGGACCTCGATGACATCCCGACTCATTGTCCCGAGTCAGGGGCGCGGGTCGTGAAACACTGTCGGTTGCGAGGCCGACCGCAGGGAGGCCTCGATGGGGAGCGGTGAACGGAGTGAACCGCAGAGCGGTTGCGAGGCCGACCGAAGGGAGGCCTCGATGCGGAGCGGAGAGAGAAGCCGACCCGCGCGTGGCGAGGCAGGGGATACAGAGGCCCAGTCAGTCGCCGCCGGGAGTCGGGTCAGAATCCGGGTCTGGGTCCGGGTCTGCGTCGGGGTCGACCGTCCCCACGGACTCCCCGGGCGAGAGGTCCGGGGCGGGGCCGTCGGGACCGAAGAAGCGGTCCCACAGCACCAGCGCGGCGGGGAGGACGAACAACGACGCGAGGAAGGCGTAGAAGATGGAGAGCGCGGTCAGAATCCCGAACTGGCCGATGGCCGGGAACAGCGCGAGCGCGAGCACACCGATGCCGAAGACGGTGGTGAACATGCTCCCCATCAGCGCGCCGCCGGTGCCCCGCACCGTCCGGTCGAGTGCTTCCATCAACGGCCGCTCGTGGCGTTCGTCGATGAACCGGTGGACGACGTGGACGGAGTAGTCGATACCGAGGCCGATGGTGATGGCCAACAGCGTCGCGGTGATGGCGTTGAACGGGATGTTCGCAAGCCGCATCGACCCCGCGACGAACGCCACCGTGACGAGAATCGGGACGATGTTCGGGAGAGCCAGCGTCCACTCACCTTCGATGACCTGATAGATGAACATCAGGAACAGCGCGGCCCCGATGAGCGCGAGCACGAGGCTCTGAATCGCCGACATGAAGATGACGTCCGAGACGGCTTGAAAGACGACGGTCTGGCCGGTCGCGATGGCGGTGACGCGGTACTTGTCGGCCATCTCGCGGGCGTCGGCCGCTATGTCGGCCTGTTCGGCGTCGGATTTGACGGTGTAGACGACCCGCGAACTCCGCCGGTCTTCGGTCATGTACTGGAGTGCCCGGTCACGGGCGGGCGAGGACAGGAGTGCATCGTACACCTCCCCGAGGTTGTTGTCGGGGACGCCGTTCCCGTTCTGGTCGTTGCGGGCGACGAGTCGTGCGAACTCCTCGTCACGTTCGGCCCGTGACTGGATGACCGTGACGATACTCTCACTGTCGGCTTGGCGGTCCTCGCTCACCACGCTGTCGGGTGGGTCAGACCCCGCTCGATGTATCTGTTCGAGTATCGAATCGCGTTCCATCGGTCCCTCGACGTATATGGTCACGGAGTCGGACTGCGTGCTGTCGAACTTGTCTTCGAGGAAGTTCACGGTGGCCGTGACGCTGTACTCGTTGGGTCGGAACGGTTCGGGCAGGTTCATCACCCAGTCGGGGTTGTCCTCGGGCGGAAGGAAGTCCTCCTGTGCGAAGGAGGTGCTGATGCCCGTCGCGTAGAACCCGACTCCGCCACTGACGACCAGAATCAGGATGAGGAACAGCGCGGGGGCCTTGTCGGCGACGACGACGCCGCCGCGCAGCACGCTGCTCAGGGCCGACTCTTCGGACCCCAGCGGCGTCTTGCTCACGGTCGGAATCGGATACTTCTCCCGTGCTTTGTCTATCAATACCTTCAGCGCGGGGAGGAAGATACCGAAGATGAGGAACGTGAACACGATGCCGATGGCGGCGACGAGACCGAAGTCACGGATGGGCGGGAGCGAACTCGTGAGGTTGGCGGCGAAGCCGATGACCGTCGTCCCGGTGACGATGAAGAAGGCGACGACCAACTGGTCGGTCGTGATGCGCATCGCCTCCCCGACTGACTTCCCGAGGACCTGCTCCTCGCGATAGCGGTTGACAGCGTGGATACCGAAGTCGATACCCACCGCCAGCAACAGCGGCGGCACGGCGATGAGCATCTGGCTGAACGGGATGCCGGCCAGTCCCATGAACCCGAACGTCCAGATAATGGCCATCGCCAGCGAGACGACGCCTGCGAGCAGGTCGATTGGGTCGCGGTACGCGATGACCAGAAACAGGATGATGAAGACGACGGCCGCGGGCACGACGATGAGCAGCGAGTCCGTGATGACGTTCGAGAACTCGTCGGCGACGATACCCGACCCGAACACGCGAATGTCACCGTCCACCGTCCCGACGATGTCCTGTGCTTGGATTTGAATCGGCGTCAGCGGACTCGACCCGCCCTGCCCCGACCCGGAGGAGATTCCGGCCGGTATCTCGTGTGAGACGGTTCCGATGGTCGCCGTCGCCGAGGTGCTCCGGCGGTTGAAGTCGTTGCTGAGGAGGACCCGGAACTGCGGGTTCTGCTCCGCCGCTCGCCGAACCGCGCTCTGGACTTCGCCGGCCGTCGCGTCTTCGATGGCGTCGACTTGCTCGCCGGGCGTCGTCGCGGCCGGGTCCAACTGCTGTGCGACGATACCCGCCGCCGAGGACGTGCCCGTTACCCGAAGATTCGTCCGTTCGTCGAGTCGCTCTTGAGCGCGCAACATCGCCAGCATCGACGAGCGCGACAGCACGTTCTGTGACTCTTGGATGAGCTGCGTGCTCCCGCTGTCGGGCTGGAACGTCGGACTGAAGTCCTCGTTGACCTCCGTGAACGCCTCTTCGGCGGGGAGGCCGGTGGTGAACTGTGAGGTTCCCGCCTCGGTGCTCACGCTTCCCAGACCGAACCCGAACACCATCGTCAGCAGCAGGAACCCGACGACGATACGCTGTGGTCGCTCGACGATGGTTTCGTCGATTCGGTTGATGACGCGCTGGTGGTCCATCTATCGGAAGCGCAAGTAGCCGCCGATGGCGACTAGAGCGACGAGGGTGACGCCGCCGATGATGACGAGCGGCGGTCCGCTGCCGTCACCCTCCGGTTCGGTCACCGTCACTGGGACCCGGTACGTGTTCGAGATGAGCGTGTCACCGTCCGCGTCGTCGTACTGGAAGTCCATCGAGACGGGGTAGTCTTTCGTGAGCGCGCCGCTCGCACCCACTCTGAACGTCAGGTTCGCCGTCTCGCCCGGTCCGAGTTCGCTGACGTACGCCTCGTCGTCGTCGGCCGAGATGGGGCTGTCGGCGAACAGCTTCGCCGAGATGTCCGTCAGCGTCTCGTTGCCTTGGTTGGTCACGACGACGCTCATCTCCGTGGACCCGCCGTTCTGGACGGTACTGCCGACGGCGTTCACGTCGAAGGTGTTCGTCTCCGGCCGGACGAACTCGCGGGCGTTCAGCGTGTCGCCGGTCAGGGTGTCACCGCCCTCGTCGCGGTACTGCGCGACGAAGCTGAACTGTCGCGGGCCGGCGCCTGCGGATTCCGTCACTTCGACCGTGTACTCGAAGTCCGCGGACTCTCCGGATGCGAGCGTCCCGACGGAGTAGTCCCGTTCAGCGGCGTTGATGTTCTCGTTTTCGGTCGTGAACTGGACGACGATGTCCTCGGCCGTGATGTCGGCGTCGTTGGTAATCGTCCCTTCGAGTGTCCGTTCCTCGCCGACCCTGAGGTCGCTCTCGACGTTCGAGAGGGAGAACGCTGCCTCCGGACTCGGCATGACACCCAGCGGTAACGCCTCGGATTGTCGCGTGATGCCGTCGCCGTCCTCGAAGTTAGTTGTTACCCGGAACGCGTAGCGTTGCTGTTCGGCACTCTCGGTGGCGACCACTTCGTAGTCGACGGTCCGTTGCTCACCGGCCTCCCAGTCGCCGACGAAGCGACTCGCCGTATTCGCCCCGCCCAGCGTCAGGTCGCCGTTCAACGACTCCAACGCGACGGTGGTGTCCGAAGCCGTCTCCGAGCCGTCGTTGCGCATCGTCACCTCGACGGTCCCGGTCGAACCGACCCGCAGATTGGACTCGGTCTCGACGATTTCGAACTGTGCGCGCTCGTCGACTCTGATGGTCACGTCGAACGAGCGGTTCTGTGTGTTCTGGTTGCGGGCACCGGTCTGTTCGGCGATGGTTGAGGTGTAGCGGTACCGGACGTTGAGTTGCATCCGGTAGGTCCCCGGCTCCGCGTCCTCGTCGACGGAGATACTGTAGGGTAGCGGTGCGGACTCGCCCTGCGGGAGCCGACTCACCGACCGCGTGTCCGTCCTGATGTCGACCGGTGCGTTCCGTGCTTGGAGCGTCGCTTCGAGGGCACGCGCGCTCGTCACTTCACTGTTGAGCGCGGGGTTGCGTGCCGACCCAGTGTCGAGGTCACCCTCGTTCGTGAGCGTCACCTCGAACTGCGTGTTTTCGCCGGCGATGAACCTGTTCTCCGGTGCCGATACAGTCAGCTCCGGGCTTCCCCTGACGACACCGAGTGCGGGGGCCGGAAGTATCAACAACACTACAACGAGAACGACTGCGGCAGGTTTCCATCTCATGGTGAACACAGGGCTGTTCGCTCGTGTTGAATGAACGTTCAATCAGTACAAGAATCTTTTCACTTCGGCCCGAACGAAATGGATATCAGTGGTGAATGAATATTCAATCAACAATGGGTCGAAGGACGGAGTTGTTCGCCGACGAGCCCGAGGACACGCGAGAGGCTATCATGTTGGCGACGTACGACGCGCTCTCGAAGCACGGCTACGCGGACCTCACCATCCAGCGCATCGGTGACGAGTTCGACAAGAGCAAGTCGTTACTCTACCATCACTACGACGGCAAAGACGCGTTGTTGGTCGATTTCTTGGCGTTCATGCTCCGCCGAATGGAGCAACAGGTCCCCATCGACGAGGGCGACACCGCCGACGAACAACTCCGCGTCGGGTTCGACCACTTCTTCGACGACCTCCTCGACGGCGACGACGAGGCGTTCCTGCGCGCGCTGACCGAACTACGCGCGCAGGCGTGTCACGACGAGACCTACCGCGAACAGTTCACCGAGAACGACGCCTTCCTCGAGAACCGTCTCGTAGAAATCATCGAGCAAGGCATCGAACAAGGGGTGTTCCGCGAGGTGGACGCCGACCGCGTGGCGTCGATGGTGGCGACGACGTTCCTCGGCGCGATGACCCGCAACGCCACGGCCGACACCGACGCCGCCTCGATTCAGGCGGAACTCAGCGAGTACCTCCGTACCCGACTCCTCGCCGACGACGCCCGAGCCGACCACAACCGATAGGTGTCCGACCCCTCTTTTCGACCCATGCGCCGCCGCCAGTTCCTCGCCGCCACCGCCGCCCTCGGCACGCTCCCGGGAGTCGGCCACGCCACCCCCCGTCCGTCCGCCACGACCACCGCCGGGACCCTCGAACCGCTCGGCACGACGCCGCTCGACGGGCTGAAGGAGGCCGTCGTCGCCCCCGACGAGGAGACGGTGTACGCCGCCGCGACCGACGGCTTCGCCGTCTTCGACGTGTCCGACCCGACCGCACCCGAACGGCTCGCCCACCGGAGTGCCATCCTCGCGGACCGCCCGGACGGCCCCCTCGTCGGGATACAGGACGTGAAACTCGACGGCGACCGCGTGGCCGTCGTCGGCCCGGCGAACGGCCGTGCCGACGCGCTCGAAGCCGCCGTCTTCTACGACGTGTCCGACCCGGCCGCCCCCGAACGGGTGGGCGTCTACGAGACTGACTACCCCATCCACAACTGTGATTTCGCCGATGGCGTGGCCTACCTCACGGGCAACCGGGGCGACCGCAACGACCTCGTCCTCGTCGAGGCCGGGCCGGACCCGACCCGACTGGGCACGTGGTCGCTGGCGGACCGTGACGACCGCTGGACGGACGTGCCCGCTGGCGTCCGCTCACTCCACGACGTGTCTGTACAGGGCGAGCGAGCCTACGTCGCCCACTGGGACGCAGGCACGTGGATTCTGGACGTGTCGGACCCGACTACACCCGAAACCGTCACCCGCGTCCGTGGTCGCCCGGTCGCAGAACTCGCGGAACTGAGCGACAACGCCGCCATCGTCGCGTCCACCGAACCGCCGGGTAACGACCACTACGTCACCGTAAACGACGACGCCACCCTGCTGGCCGTCGGCGGCGAGTCGTGGGACGTGACCCCGGGCGACGCCGCGGGCGGCCCCAGCGGCATCGAACTCTGGGACCTCTCGACGCCAACCGACCCGCAGCGACTGTCGACCATCGACCCGCCGCCGTCGCCCGACCCGTCCTACGGCGGCGTCTGGACCACCTCACACAACTTCGACTTCGCCGGAGAGTGCCTCTACACCTCGTGGTATCAGGGCGGCGTCAAGGTCTTCGACGTGTCGGACCCGACCGACCCCCGCACCCTCGCCGCGTGGCGACGGGACGACACGACGAGTTTCTGGACGGCACAGGCCGCCGGCGACGTGTTCGTGGCCGCCAGCCGCGAGAACCCGAGCAACGACGACGCGCCCGGCGCGCTGTTCGTCTTTCCCGACCCGCCAGCCGACGCCACGGTGACGCCCGACCGCACACCGACGCGGACGGCTGACACCGACACGTCCACGCCGACATCGACCGCACCCACGACGACCGCCGACTCGACGGCCACGACCGGCCCGGGATTCGGCGCGCTCGGCGCGCTCGCGGCACTGGGCTACGGCGCGCTCCGCTGGTGCGACTAGAGCGCGTCCGCGACGGCCGCCGCGACGGCCCGCGCCTTCTCGGCCAGTGCCGCGCTGACGTTCCCCGCCGCGACGGCGGCGTCGAGTTCGTCGTCGTCCACCCGCTCGACGCGGCCGTCGGCGTGTTTGATTACGTCGACGTGGAGGTCCACGTAGCGCGCGGCGTCCGGAAACACTTCCACCGGTGTACAGACGTTCACGTACGTCCCCTTCGACCGCCCGTCGCGGTCCCGGTACATCGTCGGGTACCACCACCGCCCCTCCTTGAGTTTCGTGACCGCCACGTCGCCGGCCTCGATGTCGACGCCGAGCGCGTCGAGCGTCCCGCCCGGCGAGAGCGTGCGCTCGACCCGGATGGCACCCGCCGGGTCGCGTTCGACGACCTCTCCCGTGCCGAGGCTGAACGCTCGGCCGTCCGGCTTCCCGTGTCGAATCGCCACGCTGTCCCCCCCGCGGGGACCGAACTGCCGCGTCACGACGCCGAAGGGGAACTCGGCACCGCTGGCTTCGGCCCCGCAGACGGCTTCGACGAAGTCGACGGCGGCACTCGCGCTCCGCGCACCGGCCTTGATGCGGTGGTGCCCCGCCATCGTCGGGACGACGCCGCCGCGCACGTCGTCCAGCGCGAACCGTGCCTCCCGGCCGAACCAGCACCACCGGCCGGCGGTCCCCGCCCACACCGTCGCTGGGGCACCCTCGTCGGGGGCGGGTGCGTCCGCGAGCGCGTCGTCTATCGCCGCCGCTCGGTCCGTCGCCGCCGCCAGTGCCGCGTCGAGCGCGTCGAATTCGGCGTCGTCAGCGGGTGTCCCCCATCGGACACCCCACCCCTCGCGGGGGTCGGTCGGGAGCAAGTCCACGATGTCGGCCGCGCCGGTCCCGCCCTCGCTCCGCCCGCCGCGGACGAGGCGGGCCAGTTCGCCCGACACCTGGATGTCGGTCCCGAGCAGCGGCCGGTCGTCGCCCCACGGCGGTGCGGGGTCGCGCACCTGCACGCGCAGATGGTCCCCCTCGTCGATGCGGTCGGCCGTCTCGTCGAACGGGAGGAACCCCTCGCCGACGCCGAGGTCGACCACCGCGCCGCGCCCGAGCGTGTCCGTCACGCGGCCGTCGAAGACGGCGTCGCGCGGCGTCTCGTCGGGCCAGACGAACGCGTCCCGGCCCACGTCCGCGAGTCGGTCGGCGACTGTCCCGACGGTGTCGGCGTCGCCGTGGACGCCCACACCCTGCCGGTCGCCCGTCGTCTCGACCGTCGCCGCGGCCGGTTCGAGCGGCAGGTCGGCGTCGAAGCGGTCGGCGATGGCGTCGGAGGCCTGTACGACCCCGACATCTTCGAGCAGGTCGGTCAGGGCCGTGCTGTAGATGCCCCGGACCCGGACGCTCATAGCGAGTCGGGGTCGGTCGTGAACCGCACTCGGTCGTCGACTGTCGGCCCGAGCGTCAACTCGACCGTCTCCTCGCTCAGGACGCGCCCGTCCTCGACGGGGACGCCCCAGTTCGAGAACCGCAGGTAGCCCCGCAGGTCGGCGGCGTGGGTGAACAGGTCGATATACTCCACGTCGTGTTCGACGACCGACCCCGTGCTGTGGGCGATGTCCATGTCCGAGTGGACGGTCTCGACGTCCGCGAAGAACGATTCGATGCGCGCCGCGTCGTCCGCCGTCGCCGCGACGACTGCCTCCGAGGCCGCCTCGATGTCGGCCTGCGAGAGTCCCACCTCGCGGAGTGCCTGCTGTGTCCGCTGGTCGAAGTGCATACCGCGGGGTTCGGGTGGCCCCCTCCTAAAAGACGCGTTTAGAACAGGAGGTTCAGCACCTGGACGAGGATGCCGAAGAAGGCACCGCCCACGATGATGGTCTTGGGGTCGATACGGATGGCGTTGCTGTCCTCCGCGTCGAAGTACCGGACGAGACCGGCACTCGACATCAGCCCGCCTCCGTCGCTACTACCACTCATACCCATCAGTGGTAACTCCCCCCGCCTAAGCTTTTCGCCTTGCGGCTGGGGGATACCCCGACGTCCCCGCGGGCCGTCCCACGGTAGGGGCCACCGGGGTAGTGGAAACCCTTATGCAGGCCGCCAGGCTACACCCTTCGTAGCCTATGACAGTCACGCTCAAGGACTTCTACGCGGACTGGTGCGGTCCGTGTAAGACACAGGACCCGATTCTGGACGAGTTAGCGACGGAGTGGGAGACAGTCGAGTTCGAGAAGGTCAACGTCGACGAGGAGCAGGACGTTGCCAACGAGTACCAGGTACGCTCGCTCCCGACGCTCATCGTCGAGAACGACGACGGCATCGTCGACCGGTTCGTCGGCGTCACGCAGGCAGAGGACATCGAGGCGGCCTTCGAGAAGGCGGGCGCACAGGCCGAGGCCTGAGTCAGAGCACCTGCCGCTGACACGACCCACACAGCGTTTCCTCTTTCACGTCCACTTCGCGGACAGTCGGCGAGAAGTTCATCACGCAGCGTTTGTTGTCGCAGTGTTCCAGCCCGAGCGTGTGGCCGATTTCGTGGACGACTTCCTTGCGGACGCGGTCGGAGAAGATGTCGTCGGCCGAGCGGTTCGAGAAGCCACCGTCGGAGGATGTCTGGAGCCGATACGTCGAGATGACGCTGCCGTTCCCGTCGAGATACGCGAGACCGAAGACGTAGTTCCGGCGGCGGTAGAAGAGGTCTTTCGCAGTGATTGCGATGTTTTTCTCTCCGGAGCCGATGTGACTCGCCAGTTCGATGAACTCTTCGGCCCGATACTGGTTGCGGTTCCGGTCGTAGGAACCGTCGGGGACCGACTGGGCATCGTGGACCGTCACGTCACAGTCGTAGACGGTCCGCAACCCGGCGGAGGCTTCCCGTTTGACTGCCGCGGGAACCTCGCCGATCGGCACGATATCGACGTGCATGCAAACCTATATGCGGGGCCTACTCATAAACATCCCGCCGTGTCTGACGCCCGTCACGAGGCTCTCGTCACGCGACTAGCCGCCTTCGACACCCTCGTCGAGGTCGGTATCGGCGAACGCCCCGGCACCGCCGCCGCTCTCGCCGCACGCGGACGGACAGTCACCGCGACGGACATCCGCAACCGCACCGTCCCGGCGGGCGTCACCTTCGTGCAGGACGACGTGACCGACCCCGACCCCGCCGTCTACGCGGATACGGAGGCGGTCTACGCCCGCAACCTCCCGCCGGAACTCCACCGCCCCGCCTTCGACGTGGCGCGTGCCCACGACGCCACGCTCCTGTTCACGACGCTGGGCGGCGAGCAACCCATCGTCCCGGTGCGACGGGAGACGGTCGGCCAGGCGACGCTGTACGTGGCCGCCCGCGACCGACCCGGCGCGGACCGCTCGGACTGAGCGGCCACGCGCACGGGGGTCGCACCGACTCAGCGACCGCGCGGTCAGTAGCGGTTTTCTACCCGGGGTGTCATAGACCGTCTATGCAGGCTGACGCGGTCGTCTTGGATATCGACGGCGTGCTCGTCGACGTGGCCAACTCCTACCGTCGCGCCGTCGTCGAGTCCGTCAGGGAAGTGTACGGCGACACGCTCGACCGGGAGGCTATCCAGCCGTTCAAAGACGCGGGTGGGTTCAACAACGACTGGGAGTTGACCCACGCCATCGCGCTGTACGTGCTGGCCTGGCAGTACGGCTTCGACCACGACGTAGACGAGTTCACCGACCACATCGCGGCGACTGGCGGCGGTCTGGCCGCGGCCGAGACTGTCGTCGTCAACGCCGTCGGGCCCGCCGAGCGCGAACGCATCTACGACGCGTGGGACCGTGACCGCCTCCGTGACGTGTTCCAGCAACTCTACCTCGGGAGCGACCTGTACCGCGAGTTGGAGGACGGCGACCCGGATATCGACGCGAGCGGCTTCATCAACGACGAACCGAAACTCGCCGACCCCGAGACGCTCGCCCGCCTCACCGACCGCTTCGACGTGGGCGTCCTCACCGGCCGCCCCGCCGCCGAGGCCGACATCGCCCTCGACCGGGTGGGCCTCGACGTGCCCGACGAACATCGGTTCACTATGGACGACTGGACCGAGGGCAAACCACACCCACACGCGCTGACGACGCTCGCCGACCGCTTCGACGCGGAGACGGTCGCCTTCGCCGGCGACACCCTCGACGACGTGCGCACGGCAGTCAACGCGAGCGAGGCCGACCCGAGCCGCACGTACCACGGCATCGGCGTCCTCACCGGCGGCCTCACCGGCGAGGGCGGCCGACGGAAGTACGAGCAGGCTGGTGCCGCGCTGGTCCTCGACTCGGTGAACGACCTGCCGAGCGCGCTGGAGCCCCGAGCGTGATTCGGGTCCGTCGTGCCGTGACCGCGCTCGTCGCCGCCACCGTCGTCGCGTTCGTGATGACCGCCCTGCTGACCCCGCCCGACCCCATCACGCAACTGCGTACCACGGCCGCAATCGTCCTCGTGGCCACACCGCTGCTGTACTACGCCATCGGGGCCACCGACTGACGCCCTCGGCAACGTCGGCCGGGCACGCAACCCTTAACGTAGTCTCGCCCCACCCTCGGATATGGAAATCGCACTGCTCGGCGGCACCGGCGACATCGGCGAAGGACTGGCACTGCGCTGGGCGTACGACACGAACCACGACGTCGTTATCGGGTCCCGCGACGCCGACCGCGCCGAGACGAAAGCCGAGGAGTACGAGACGGAACTGGCCAGCCGCGGCGTCGAGACGACGGTCCGCGGCGCGGCCAACCCCGAGGCCGCCGCCGGTGCGGACGTTGTCGTCCTCGCCGTTCCGGCCTACCACCTCGCCGACACCGTCGAATCGGTCGCCGATACTCTCGCCGACGACGCGGTGCTGGTCAGCCCCGCCGTCGGGATGAAACGCGACGACGCCGGGTTCCACTACAACCGGCCCGGCGCGGGCAGCGTCACGCAACTCGCGGTTGACGCCGCCCCCGGGGACGTGTCCGTCGTCGGAGCATTCCACAACCTCCCCGCCGGCCGCCTCGCAAACCTCGACGCCGAACTGGGTATCGACACGCTTGTCGTCGGCGACGACGCCGACGCCGTCGACACCGTCTCCGCGCTGGCCGACGGCATCGAGGGGTTGCGTCCGCTCGATGCCGGGTCGCTCGCCAACGCCGCCGAAATCGAGGCGGTGACACCGTTGCTCATCAACGTCGCACAGAACAACGACGGCCTCCACGATTTGGGCGTCTCGTTCCGCTAGACGGGCAACTCGACGGGGGCGAGGTCACGTCGGTCGAGGTACTGCTCGACGTGGGCGACCCGCTCCCCGATTTCTCCCGGCTTGTGCGAGTCGGTCCCGACAGTGAAGGACACACCGTACTCCGCGAGTACGTCGCGGAAGTCGGGACTGGGGTGGAACTCGCCGTACTCGTCCAGCACGCGCCCGGCGTTCAACTCCGGGACGGTCCGCGAGCGGGTGAACGCCTCCGCGACCCGCCGGTACTGCGTCTCGGTCGCGTGCCCTCTGAGCGCGGGATTGCGCTCTATCAGGTCGACGTGGGCGGCCACGTCGAACAACTCGGACTCGACCAGCGAGACGAGGCGGTCGAAGTACCGGGCGACCGTGGCTTCACGCTCGGACGCCGACTGTTGCCGGAAGTACGGTTCGACGTGGATGTTCACGCCGTCGAGGTGGTGGACGCTCCCGATGGCGTACTGGAACCCGGCTTCGTCCAGAAACGACGCGATGGCGTCCTCGTCGTCGGGGTGGTAGTCCATCTCGACGCCGTCGTAGATGTCGATGGATACGTCCTCCCGGAGTCGCTCGATGGCCTCCCGCCGGCGTTCGTACGTCTGGTCGAGGTTGAACCCGAGCAGATGCTTCTGCTCTCTGAGGTCCGCGTCGTCGGCCACACTACAGTGGTCGGTGATGCCCACGCCCGACAGCCCCGCCTCTGCGGCCGCCCTGACCATCTGGAACAGGAAGCGGCCGTCGGAGTACGTCGAGTGGACGTGATAGTCGTACTCCATCCATAGGCACGTTGCACCCGTTCGGCATAGTTACCCGTGGTGTTTCGGCGGTCGAGGCACCGCGGCGACGGCCGCGACGGCACGTTCGAGTTGCCACCGCAGAGCTCGCACATTTTCAACAGTTATTTTCCACGAGCGTCGATAACCACGTCCGATGACCCCGCTCGAAGTCGGCCTCCGCCTTGCAGCAGGCGTGTTCCTGATTCTGATCAAT
This genomic window contains:
- a CDS encoding COG1361 S-layer family protein — its product is MRWKPAAVVLVVVLLILPAPALGVVRGSPELTVSAPENRFIAGENTQFEVTLTNEGDLDTGSARNPALNSEVTSARALEATLQARNAPVDIRTDTRSVSRLPQGESAPLPYSISVDEDAEPGTYRMQLNVRYRYTSTIAEQTGARNQNTQNRSFDVTIRVDERAQFEIVETESNLRVGSTGTVEVTMRNDGSETASDTTVALESLNGDLTLGGANTASRFVGDWEAGEQRTVDYEVVATESAEQQRYAFRVTTNFEDGDGITRQSEALPLGVMPSPEAAFSLSNVESDLRVGEERTLEGTITNDADITAEDIVVQFTTENENINAAERDYSVGTLASGESADFEYTVEVTESAGAGPRQFSFVAQYRDEGGDTLTGDTLNAREFVRPETNTFDVNAVGSTVQNGGSTEMSVVVTNQGNETLTDISAKLFADSPISADDDEAYVSELGPGETANLTFRVGASGALTKDYPVSMDFQYDDADGDTLISNTYRVPVTVTEPEGDGSGPPLVIIGGVTLVALVAIGGYLRFR
- a CDS encoding efflux RND transporter permease subunit gives rise to the protein MDHQRVINRIDETIVERPQRIVVGFLLLTMVFGFGLGSVSTEAGTSQFTTGLPAEEAFTEVNEDFSPTFQPDSGSTQLIQESQNVLSRSSMLAMLRAQERLDERTNLRVTGTSSAAGIVAQQLDPAATTPGEQVDAIEDATAGEVQSAVRRAAEQNPQFRVLLSNDFNRRSTSATATIGTVSHEIPAGISSGSGQGGSSPLTPIQIQAQDIVGTVDGDIRVFGSGIVADEFSNVITDSLLIVVPAAVVFIILFLVIAYRDPIDLLAGVVSLAMAIIWTFGFMGLAGIPFSQMLIAVPPLLLAVGIDFGIHAVNRYREEQVLGKSVGEAMRITTDQLVVAFFIVTGTTVIGFAANLTSSLPPIRDFGLVAAIGIVFTFLIFGIFLPALKVLIDKAREKYPIPTVSKTPLGSEESALSSVLRGGVVVADKAPALFLILILVVSGGVGFYATGISTSFAQEDFLPPEDNPDWVMNLPEPFRPNEYSVTATVNFLEDKFDSTQSDSVTIYVEGPMERDSILEQIHRAGSDPPDSVVSEDRQADSESIVTVIQSRAERDEEFARLVARNDQNGNGVPDNNLGEVYDALLSSPARDRALQYMTEDRRSSRVVYTVKSDAEQADIAADAREMADKYRVTAIATGQTVVFQAVSDVIFMSAIQSLVLALIGAALFLMFIYQVIEGEWTLALPNIVPILVTVAFVAGSMRLANIPFNAITATLLAITIGLGIDYSVHVVHRFIDERHERPLMEALDRTVRGTGGALMGSMFTTVFGIGVLALALFPAIGQFGILTALSIFYAFLASLFVLPAALVLWDRFFGPDGPAPDLSPGESVGTVDPDADPDPDPDSDPTPGGD
- a CDS encoding TetR/AcrR family transcriptional regulator; amino-acid sequence: MGRRTELFADEPEDTREAIMLATYDALSKHGYADLTIQRIGDEFDKSKSLLYHHYDGKDALLVDFLAFMLRRMEQQVPIDEGDTADEQLRVGFDHFFDDLLDGDDEAFLRALTELRAQACHDETYREQFTENDAFLENRLVEIIEQGIEQGVFREVDADRVASMVATTFLGAMTRNATADTDAASIQAELSEYLRTRLLADDARADHNR
- a CDS encoding LVIVD repeat-containing protein, which codes for MRRRQFLAATAALGTLPGVGHATPRPSATTTAGTLEPLGTTPLDGLKEAVVAPDEETVYAAATDGFAVFDVSDPTAPERLAHRSAILADRPDGPLVGIQDVKLDGDRVAVVGPANGRADALEAAVFYDVSDPAAPERVGVYETDYPIHNCDFADGVAYLTGNRGDRNDLVLVEAGPDPTRLGTWSLADRDDRWTDVPAGVRSLHDVSVQGERAYVAHWDAGTWILDVSDPTTPETVTRVRGRPVAELAELSDNAAIVASTEPPGNDHYVTVNDDATLLAVGGESWDVTPGDAAGGPSGIELWDLSTPTDPQRLSTIDPPPSPDPSYGGVWTTSHNFDFAGECLYTSWYQGGVKVFDVSDPTDPRTLAAWRRDDTTSFWTAQAAGDVFVAASRENPSNDDAPGALFVFPDPPADATVTPDRTPTRTADTDTSTPTSTAPTTTADSTATTGPGFGALGALAALGYGALRWCD